One stretch of Caballeronia sp. Lep1P3 DNA includes these proteins:
- a CDS encoding FecR domain-containing protein, protein MALACAVHAAQATEAAHATLLPEGPVTLIRATTVYEVDAPLALEPGDLLATGPHASAQIECDDGSIAALAADTRVGIDATAGACGSLSLLSGWIKVARMHAAPGAWPIDTAAWRAAVSEGSAVVHTDMNAVSLFLENGSVALTLSGRGREPQLLSGERYLQRSPADAARPLDTAPRPAPDFIAAMPLPFRDPLGSIARRVVSKEKAPAAGRTASYADVGDWLISPLALRGTFVARFRPLAQAQPFRAQVRAHLRELPEWRRVLCPPAPPQRRPKITPAAPIESNASEDQS, encoded by the coding sequence ATGGCGCTCGCATGCGCGGTCCACGCCGCACAAGCCACCGAAGCCGCCCACGCGACGCTGCTGCCCGAAGGCCCCGTCACGCTGATCCGCGCCACGACGGTCTATGAAGTCGATGCGCCTTTGGCGCTCGAACCGGGCGATCTGCTCGCGACGGGCCCGCACGCGAGCGCGCAGATCGAATGCGACGACGGCTCCATCGCCGCGCTCGCCGCCGATACGCGCGTGGGCATCGATGCGACGGCCGGCGCGTGCGGTTCGCTGTCGCTGCTTTCCGGCTGGATCAAGGTCGCGCGCATGCACGCGGCGCCGGGGGCGTGGCCGATCGATACGGCGGCGTGGCGCGCGGCGGTTTCGGAAGGCTCGGCCGTCGTCCATACGGATATGAACGCGGTGTCGCTCTTTCTGGAGAACGGCAGCGTCGCGCTGACGCTCTCCGGGCGCGGGCGTGAGCCGCAGCTTCTCTCGGGCGAGCGCTACCTGCAACGCTCGCCCGCCGATGCCGCCAGGCCGCTCGATACGGCGCCACGCCCCGCGCCGGATTTCATCGCCGCGATGCCGCTGCCGTTTCGCGATCCGCTCGGCTCCATCGCGCGGCGCGTCGTGTCGAAGGAAAAGGCGCCGGCAGCGGGCCGCACTGCGTCGTATGCGGATGTCGGCGACTGGCTGATCTCTCCGCTTGCCCTGCGCGGCACGTTCGTCGCGCGGTTTCGCCCGCTCGCTCAGGCGCAGCCTTTCCGCGCGCAAGTGCGGGCGCATCTGCGCGAGCTTCCGGAATGGCGGCGCGTGCTCTGCCCGCCTGCTCCGCCGCAGCGCCGTCCCAAGATCACACCCGCTGCACCGATCGAATCGAACGCCTCCGAGGACCAATCATGA